GATGGTATGTTATAAGGATCGGCTTCTAAAACATTTGGATATTCAATGTAGTATATTTATTTGAACTGAAGCCgaatccaaatcaaaatcctaTGGAATATTTATTTAGACCAAAGCAAAATCTCATCTGGTGTTACTTCTTAAACTTGAATCCCATCCAGATCTTAATCCAATACtgaagtttttatatatatcctACTTTTTAGAGCAACTCCATCAAATATCTCATTAAGACCCAATCCATCCACATCCCTACCTTCAATGAAGCTTTGAAAAGTTTCATGTCctttaaaaggaagaaaatgacgTTCAAAGGCATAACTTCTTTTTTAGGGCAAACTAAAGCCAAAACTAAGGtagactttttattttcttacgAGCGCAAAGAAACAACACTAGATAGATTGCAACATAAAGTTCAAGTGCCTTCACAGGACAACACTAAATAACTACAACGCAAAAGTTAAAGGGTCGTAATAGTTTTAGAGGGAAGGACTTCggcttcttcatttctttgctatgAAAAGGCCCCACCTCTGCTCTCCGGAAGAGCTCCTCACAAGCTTTTTCTTCCACCCTTCAACTATGTCATCGTAATCTTCCTGAAACCATTTGACATCCCATAGCAGCCATGAGCAAAAGCATACACCAATGGAATACTGTACAAACGAAACGGGAAACAGGACCTACCAATGAGAAGTCATGGATGAAGgcatctttctctttctcgaCAGCGTCCAATTCCTTTCGTAACACCTCGAGAAACTACACAGTTCAAAAGCAAACTCCGTCAGCATATGGTAGTCGATGCCTGGTGTCAAGAATGTCAAAGTAAAGCAAAAGCAGCAGCAGAGTATTTTATAAAGGCACctattgaaaaaagaagacaTGCTTTAGGCTTTGAGAATTTTTGGTTTGGCTGCCTATTGTCTGGGAGAAATGCCCTAGTTCAAGCCCCTAAGTATCTGAATATTTGAAGATGAGTGTGTTTTTGGTAGAATATTCAAGAGTATAACAATGCCTTCACACGAACCTGATCAGTCCTATCTTCCGATATAACTTCAACAAACCCAGCATCCTTGAGCATCTGATTAAGACATAGACACAAACAATACAttcatttgaagaaaagaagaataataaaaaagaaatcacgAAGAGAGAAGATTGAGAATGCAAGCAACCTGGCCGTAAGCCTCTACGTCGTGAAGGTCATAATCACGTTGTTTAATGTAGTCGCTGAATTCCGGCGATGGCTCTTTAGCGCTCCTACAGTAATCACTGATCAGGACCTTCCCTCCAGGTTTCAGCCACTTGAAGAAGCTGCGGAAGAGGGCAGGCTTGTCCTGGATAACCAGTCACAATCAGTTCAATAGCAGTGACAACTGGTGATAAAAGGGGAATTGTGAGGTGCTGTTGTCATACATGGACACAAGATCATGCCCTAACACTTTGTAGTTCTTCGGCTTTGGTAAAGTCTCCAAACCAAATGGCCAAATGTAATAACGAGACACCCTATTCTTAATATAGGATACTGGATCACTAGTACTTGGACTATATTTTactcaaatttttatttgtatctTACTTTTCATATTCCCCTTCTAGAAGTGATagagaaaaaaagttaaagatgTGCGAGTGCCTGTCTTAGACAGGCGTCAATCTTATCAGTCATCAATGAAAACTTATGCTTAAGACCTAAATTGATGAAGGTAAGGCAAAAGATTTAAAACGAATTTGAGTATAATATGCACGGGCACAACTTCACTATCCAACAAGCAAGCAAAGAGAAAGCGGGGAAGGGAAGCACAGGCTGACCAAATTCTCAGCAGATTACTAAGCCTTAGCTAGAAATATGGCAGAACCACAAATCAGGTCCAGTGGTGGCACGCAACCGAGGTGGATCTTTATCCGATTTCGGGCTAATTGAAACAAGATGGAATCTCATAAAAATAAGTTTCCTTTTACAAATTAATGTTCTACAGAAAATTAGCTTTTGAAGTAACAGAAGAAGTTGCAGCCACTGAATATTTTAGAAGTCTCTCAAATTCAGGCAAGTCAAATGGAAATTCTGAAATTCGAAGGTGTTTTCGCTATATGAATATAAATTAGGCACTTCTTTGAGAAATCTTGATCAAATGATTTTGGCTCGTTCCAGGACAACCGACCCCAATTGGACCCAGGATATGGATAAGAAGACTCTTCGGACCCGGTAGAAACCAAATCCTGACACCGCATGCTTTATGTAATGCAGAAAAATGCCTATATATATGAACGACGCTTGGGATACGATGTCACAAAGGTCGGACAGCGTCCAGGTCCGGAACCCAACCACGTTTTCTGCGTCAGACCCTGAATCAGGTCCTGCACAAAGATGGAAGATGAGATCCCCGGGTGGCCAGAGCATACCAGGCCTGGATCTGACCTGTATGGCTGTGCATAACCGAATTAATAATGGAGGTCGAAAATTTTGTGAATATGAGAGAATGCATATGCAGATAAGGACTCTATGGTATGTGTGGGAGGTGATGAATAAGTGTTGATAAGAGCTTGTAGGAAAGGAAAGAGGACTAAACCAAGCAGATGAAAGTTCTAACTAGGGACAGAAAAGCAAGCTGCGGGCTATGAAGTACTAATCGGTCAAGAGATATGCCTTTATGTGAAGAATGGTGTCACGGCTGTATATCACGTCGAACGTGCCATCAGGATATGCCTTCTTTGTGCAGTCAGCAACTTCAAATTCCACGGAGCACTTACGGCCTATGGCACGTTCAAGTGCGAAAGAGACCATGTTTACGGAAAGATCGATGCCCGTCACTTCCACATCGAAGTTCTCTGCCATGTAAAAATCGCCTCCCCCTATGCCGCAGCCCACATCAAGAACTTTCTGCCCAGGCTTTAGGTCCAGTTTCGACACAAACTCTTTTGTGGTGACTGCAATAATAAAACGAGTAAATGGTTATCACTTATCAGGAAACTCTGGTCAAGGTTGAAGCAAGAGCATCTGCACAAAAATAATATAgaagttattattttttttccaaatagaTTTACCCGAAGATACAATTTCCAGTTGCCACTGATAAGAATAATGCCACAATCACCTTTTCTTCgttgattttagaaaatttttcttttctgcaatGAAGCCCTGATATTTTCTTGTCCACAAGTTAGTTGTGTTCATTTTCTGCTGGAAATGGGATAATGTCTTATAGTTCCTTTCATCCATATTGTTGCCAATTGACTTCTCTGTGAAGTCCAACTTGATCCCAATAAAGAATTCTCTGAACTAAAGAGCAGGCCTGCTTATTTTTTTCTGGAGCTTGTTATGATACAGCAAACGTGCTTTGTTCGTCTATCTATTCCCTTTTTTCCCTCTAAGTTTCATAAAGCCCATAAATTAAGCAATTTAAACTTCTTATCCAGATGAGTCAAGTTAAAATAGCAAGCGAACACGCGGTCTATATAAAACTTTTCTGGAAGTAATGCCGACTATTTTTTTTCCCCAAGAGATATATCTGTGAATACTCTTCACAATCAGAATAAAATGCTCACAATGGTGGAATAGAATTATAAAAGCGAGCAGTAGCACAGGCAGCTGTACTTACCGAGGCCTCCAGTGCTTACGAAACCTTCCCCAAACACACGTTCATATCGCATTATGCCATTGCTGTTATATTGCACATTATCTAGAAATCGCTGAAAGTCCTTATCTTCTGTTGATCTAACTTTTTGCCAGATCCAGCAAATCTGCATTGGTTTAGTTGCCATTAAAAAGAAgcacttccattttctaatcTGTGGTCAAAGACAGACATGGCACCAgcaaaacaaaagacaaaaaaggaagATTGTAACCTGGttctgatttttcttgtttcgcACATATGCGCCAATACATTTGCAGGTGAGCAGCAAGACCTCAAAAGAACTTCCGGCACCATCATGCCAGTGACATTCTTTAAAGGCCTGTTTAATCATAGAAAATTTTTCGAGTTAATGCAGCATGAACCTCAAAAATCTAAGGAAGAGCAGAGGCATCATGTAATTTCTGTTCTATGTGAGCCTTGGCAAGATGGTGATATCTTCTCCTAAGTTATCTCCTAAACCAACAAAACATACAGACATAAACAAAGAACAACGTGATAAGGGAACTCCAAGGACAACAGGTGTCTGAGCTCATTTCTCAGTTAATGAGAACAATTCAATATTCCTTGTACTTGGATTTCTCAGCGCAGCACAGAGGAAACaataaacattttgatttgaagcATAAGTTCCACACCTTTGTGTAGAAACGTGGTTCCCTATAATGTGTTGGGTTCCTTTTTCGTTTGGAATCTCCAGACTGATGAAAGCATGACTCTCTGAAGAAAATAAACCCACCAACTTTAACCCATTCAATCATTCTTCTAGCCAAATCCTCAACCTGCAGcagcaaaaacaaaatcaactaCCGATTCTTTGCAAGCAAAAAAGGGAAGTACAATGCAGCCAGGTAAATCGTCCACGTTGGTGAAACTAGTTAAACAAATTCTGCGTATTTCAGGGATTTCTTGACCTAATGAACTTCAGAGGGATATTTGCAATGAAGTGCAACAAAATATAAAGAGAATATACCTCAGTATCTGATAGATACATAAGGAGCCAGTTTGAAAAAATCAAGTCAAATGAATCTGGTGCAAACTGGAGCTTTGGAGATGTTACATCAGCACACATAAATTTTGTGTTCTTGAAATGTCCGTTAACACTTTCATTCTGCAAATTTTAAGAAACCAAAtaatcagagaaagagaaagagagggttAAAAGCATGAAATCAGAAATGACAGGATTCTACCTTCTTAATAACACTCTCAATAAAGTCTATTGCTATAAGAGATCCAGCATCCTTTGCTATTTCGGCAGTGAAACGACCAATGCCAGCACCTAGCTCAAGAACATCTTTTCGCTTAAAATCTGGAAGGAGAGATAACACCTGCAGTAGCAGAGAGAATTTAAGCGTCTGGTAAGTAAATCAACAAACGAAACGCATAAAGCATGACAGAAACAAACGGAACTGGCAGCATCTCTAGTTCATACTTCAAGCAAAACAACATAATGGTCAGACATGCGCGTAAGCATTTAAAAGAAATACTTTGCATTGATCTATTTCTTTAGCATTACAagttctcttcccttctttaaGAGCAGGTTATCTATAGGAAATCAAACTGAATAGGAAAGCCTCTGAATCTCTGATGCTTTCACAAATAGCAGTTATAACAAGAAACGTCAAAAGGTAGGCAATCACTTAATTAGTCTTTTTCACATGGACATCTAGTGATGAGCCTAATAACAGCTACGAAGAGGGGAGAAAGACAATCGCGGACCACTCAAAGGCCTACAATTTCAAGAGTCGGGGGCTCCCAACACAAAAAAAGGTATCTTTAACGTCTACTGATACAAGAATACCATTTCATGTTTACCGCATTTCTTGTATGAGCTAAACTTCTTAACATACCCCacaaaattttaatgaaagCACTAAATTTAGGAACAGGTtcaaatgttaaaagaaaattttctaatcAACGAAAAAGGTCAAAATAACTTTTctgtaaaatataaaaaaatgggGCAGGATTTCGCGTCGAAATATCAATAATCAGTACCAGACCCCAAACGATTCAAAAGCAGAGCAAAAACCGAAAGGGAGAAACAAAGAGAGACGACaccggaaaaagaaaaagatggaaagaaGTACCTCAGGCCTTTCTTCTTTATCAAGGTCTGCAGCCTTGGAATCGAGCATCATCGCCTCGACTGTCAGATCCACAGAGTGCTCGATCCAATAACTCTTCTGGACCTCTCTTTCATCTGTCAGAAagcaagaaagtaaaaaaaagaaaaaaaaccgaGAAAACCTCAGCTACACACAGCACAGTTACACATTCTACAGCACCCGCAGTCCGCAGAGGCCTAGAAACCACAGACACGATCTAGGACGGAATAAGAAGACGAGATAAGAAACTGGTACCTATTTCCGCCATTTCTCAAGCAGATCCACGAGACTGTCCGTGAGATTCACGCGAACCCTATGAACGCAAGGAAACCGAAACAAGAACGGAAAGAAAAACGACGGTTTCCCACCGtattgttcttctttctcaGGGCCGAGCCCTCAGCGGCTTTCAATGGCGAGACGTGATCTGGAGAAGCTTCGCGATCGACGGTCACAGACCCTCCCCCTCTGCTGCATTCCactctttccctccctccctcgCAGTTACTCTGGAGCGCTTAAATAGCGCGGAGTGCGTTGGCGCGTTCTGTTAAAACTGAATCAAAGGCGCCAAGGAGAGGGAAGGAAAGATGACGGAAGCCGTCCAACGCAAGGAGACACGTGGCACGACAGAAGGGGACCACGCTGTCGCTGTTCGCCAGGACGGACATGGACCCGCGGAATCTGGGGGTGGATCCGTGGGTCCGCAACCCTTTGAGAGGAAAGATCagcgggtcgggtcgggtctgACCCGGATTTGATTTGAGCAGCAAGTTTTGTGAGCCCCGAGTACCGACCCTTTTTTGTACAAATCGGGTTTTTGAGTCGAATCGTTGGCTATGCCGATTCATTATTCagatgaattaaaaaataataaaaatcacTAAATGgaaaactttttaaattatttaaaactgTCAATAAAATTGACACGCGTGACTCATAAATCGCCTGTTTTAAATTAAATTGGTTGTCATTAATTCTAGTCCCCTGAAATTTTCCTTGTTTATTATCCACGGACAATAAATTAAGAATAACGTTATTTTGCTTagagtaaaagaaaaagagggcgGCTTCAGCTTTATCATATCGTATGAAGGGTACTTTGGTCTTTTTGTAGAGTTCGTGTATCGTGTTAGTGTTAGTGTCCGTAATTTGGTCTTTTTAGTTTGTTGTCTATGTGAGCGAGATGTTAGCAACCACCTTCCTTCGTCTACTAATATTTGTCTACCAATATTTTAGAGGTAAGTAAGCCTTGACATCCGGCAAGCGGCCTGACATCTAAAAACTGGGTTCGAACTTGGCCAGTGGCCTAAATTGGGTCgacttggaaaattttgggtCCGATCaaatgtaaaaatatatttttaatataaaataatgtataaatataattaattataataaaaatatgatatatatatatattaataaaaaattttaaaaataaattattggaCCTGAATCAAGCTTATCGGGCCCACGCACGCCGAAACGAGTCAAACCAACCCGAATACCTTTTTTCGAGGCCTGAGCCCGAGTGGAGCCAGGTACAGGATACCGCACAATGCCCAGAGATATACTCTTCCTTTCTGGTAAAATAGAAACTTCAAGTGGTTCTCAATCATTGAGAGTACAAAAAAATTAGAGAAGGAAATGCTCATGATTTTGCATAAGGATAGGCGTTAGAGGGAACACCCAATCCCCATGAGGTTGATGGTCAAGTCTGGCATGATAACTAAGCAGCTCGAACTTAGACTGCCAGCAAGGGCTTCGGGCCTTCTTGAGCGCTATACCCAGCCCGGACCAGAACTCATCCATTTTTGTCATGAGAATAAGGCTTGAAAAGAACTAAAAGTTGGGTTTTTTGTTATGAAGCCACTAAATACAAGAGTATCAAAccaaaatttggatataaggaaaatatttcataaaGGCCCTTTGGTTATGTCCTTTGGTTTTTCCTACCCAGGCCTTGTGCCAAGATCTACAAAACAAGGGACGGTTTCATACAGATAGTTTCTATGGGGCATAGGCCTCTCAAAGATAACTAAAGCATACAATGGTTTTTTCAAATCGAGCAGAAATTTGTCTTCAAGTGCAAAGGTAGAAGGGAGCTGGACTGCAAGACCCATCTGTGGAGCAAAAATGAAAGTTGGCCTTAGTAATGTGATGGTGTCGAGTAGACAAGTCGTCGCTCGATGGATAAAAGCTACTCTAAGAATAACAGACTGATCTTTCCCAAATGTGAAACATCACCAAAGGGTTGGCACCTCGAAATTGGCTTCCCGTCATAGGCAGCGCCTCGAAAAGCACCTCGAAAAGCACAGATGAACCACATGACTCTCCTTTTACAATGGGCCGTACAATGACATATTAAATAATGTGCCCGTGATCTCATGCTATTGCTACCATGTCTGAAATGCTGGATTATTTCGATGTGACATCATGGATTTGAACTTCATTATTTACCGTTAATGTTTCAAACATTAAAATTTGAACCTTCCACAAAATACACTTTAATTTGGTTATATAGCAAAACATGCTTACGtttgtatttttgtcatttagccACCTTGTTTCTTGCGAATTCAGGAAAGTGCTTTCCATGACATGGGAAAGAAAGTCCCACTCTTTTACTAGAGTAGTATCTTGGTAATTTCAgaatgtaaaaacaaaaaatcatgttttacttttacTATTATAGGGAGAGCTCTTCAATTTAACAAGTAAAGACATTTTGGTAATGCACAGCCCATAATACAAGGTCCCTTATTTGGGGCCATAATCTATAACCTATTTACAAATTTAAGcggttaaatgaaaaaaaaaaaccaaaatttatattgttttattattttgtcaACTGCAGGTAATTTGTTATGTCATTTCACCGTTGCAGATGATATGTTTAGCACATTCTACCATCAACCTGTGATGGTGGAATGACATAATACCAAAAGTGCGCAATCAGGCATCCTTTGAAGCAGctaaaaaacttaattttaattattatttcttaccaattaaatgattaaaattattaaaagcttaatatttatattgaaattatATTGTTTAGAGATTATTTCTGGCTAATTTTAAACTATAAACTTagtattttaacattttattgacAACTTTTCTATATGTAGCcccatttcatttttaatgatACCAATGCTATAAGTTAATCTTCACACTTCAAAATGGTTCTTCTCCGCACCTtatattgaatttaaattttagagGGTGAGTGTTCTATGAATAGGTGCCAAAACAATGTGTCTCAAAGAATATAAATAAGGAGAAGGTTAATCCCATTCTCGGAGTGAAGGTCGAAGCCTTTCCTGTTCCTCTCATACTCTTGAGTTCGGACTATTTTTGATGCATTAGGGTGAGGTCTCGGTCTGTTATACttcaactttcatatatgtgtttCCCTTTTGTGAGGTCTCGGCCTGTTATACttcaactttcatatatgtatttcCCTTTTGTGAGGTCACGGCCTGTTATACttcaactttcatatatgtgtttCCCTTTTTATGACACGAAGAGTTGAAGTCACGAGAGTTCGAAATAGATATTAGCTGCCTAATAATTCTCATACTCTTGTGCCAACCCCTTTGTGAATGCGTTCTAATAAATACGGCGTCATGTTACCAAACTCAAATGTCCTCTAACCGCTAATTGTAAGACTTCATGTTCATAAATTGAAGATGTGTGGAGAACTGTCATCCATGTATCTTTTAAATAAAGGATCTAAAAGTCTGGTTTAAAcccatggatctgagatctggGATCCTAGGATCTTAAATCACACACCTTAAATAATTGAtctaccattcaattttcccTAAGTTGTCCAATTAAAAATCTTTCCCATTGAGTTAAACTAGGTTGGTGAAACATTCAAACCACAAATTCAATTAGAAAAGCTCTTATACTCCCTCCCAGTGAAGCTCCTGATTCAGTGATTCACGTGAAATTGTATACAAATTGGCAAagaaatattattatattttgttgaaaaatgaatataaaa
This window of the Nymphaea colorata isolate Beijing-Zhang1983 chromosome 2, ASM883128v2, whole genome shotgun sequence genome carries:
- the LOC116249237 gene encoding phosphoethanolamine N-methyltransferase 3-like, which encodes MAEIDEREVQKSYWIEHSVDLTVEAMMLDSKAADLDKEERPEVLSLLPDFKRKDVLELGAGIGRFTAEIAKDAGSLIAIDFIESVIKKNESVNGHFKNTKFMCADVTSPKLQFAPDSFDLIFSNWLLMYLSDTEVEDLARRMIEWVKVGGFIFFRESCFHQSGDSKRKRNPTHYREPRFYTKAFKECHWHDGAGSSFEVLLLTCKCIGAYVRNKKNQNQICWIWQKVRSTEDKDFQRFLDNVQYNSNGIMRYERVFGEGFVSTGGLVTTKEFVSKLDLKPGQKVLDVGCGIGGGDFYMAENFDVEVTGIDLSVNMVSFALERAIGRKCSVEFEVADCTKKAYPDGTFDVIYSRDTILHIKDKPALFRSFFKWLKPGGKVLISDYCRSAKEPSPEFSDYIKQRDYDLHDVEAYGQMLKDAGFVEVISEDRTDQFLEVLRKELDAVEKEKDAFIHDFSLEDYDDIVEGWKKKLVRSSSGEQRWGLFIAKK